Genomic window (Desulforapulum autotrophicum HRM2):
CTTCGACGAAATCATGGCCTTTGAAATTGAACCGGAACTTGGCAGGAGCGTGCCCACCTTTATCATGGACTACCCGGCATCCATGGCAGCCCTTGCACGATTGAAACCCGAGGATCCAGAATTTGCCGAGCGGTTTGAGCTATACATTGGTGGTATGGAGCTTGCCAACGGCTTTTCAGAACTCAACGACCCGGTTGAACAGAGAAGACGATTCAAGGCAGAGGCCGCGATCCGTGCCCGTGCCCGAAAGCCTGCCACACCAATGCCCGAACCCTTTTTAAAGGACCTTACAAGTATGCCCGCTGCGGCAGGAATTGCCCTGGGTGTTGACCGGCTGGTAATGCTGTTCACCCATGCCGACACCATAGACAAAGTGGTTGCCTTTACCCCGGAAACCCTTTAAACAGCATACGACTCAGTCGTTCAGGCGATCCACCTCCAGGCTCGCACACAGGGGACACCCCTTGGGTCGCCCGGTTCCCGGGGGTTCCGTCCATTGATGCTTGCAGGCAGCACAGACAAAGCGTCTTTCGGTAATGACAATTTCGTAGTGCCCCCCCTGTACGGAAATGGCCTTTCCATTGATAATGGCATCCGCAACCGTGGTTCTTGCATTTCTCAGGATTCTGCCGAAGGTGGCCCGTGAAACCCCCATCTCCTGACCGCCTTCCTCGTGGGAGAGACCCTCAAGATCTGCCAGGCGAATGGCCTCCCTCTCATCAACGGTGAGACACACCTCAATGAGATCAAACATGGGGATGCCTCTGGGCTTAAAATAACTGACCTCAGGCTTATACCCCACCCGTCTACTGATTACCGGTCTAACCATTTCAACTTTCCAACTTTGTATTTTAAAGGTTTACCCGTGGACAACGGGGTAAAAAAAGAGGGGGTTTTCCCTTATTTTAAGAAAACCCCCTCCTCCGTTTTATTCACAATAACAGAACTGCACTATTGCAAAAGGTTCCTACATCTTGGTTCCTTCGGCATGGCTCTGGAGCTTGACCTCAACCTTCTCGGTCAGACCGGCATAGTACTTTCTGAGGATGACAAGCACCTCTTCACGACCAAAGTGATCAACCACTTCCTCTCCATGGGAGAGTGCATAGCGAAGCTTTGTACCGGAAAGGATGACCCTGTCGTCCTTGCCGTGGGGGCAGGTTCTCATGGAAGCCATGCCGTCGCATTTTTTGCAGTAAAAGGTCCAGTCAATTTTGAGGGGCTCACACAGCAGTGCTTTGCCTGGCTCTTCCGGCATCGGGATGGTGTCAAAAATCTCCTGGGCCTCGAACAATGTGTAGAAATCACCAACGCCTGCATGGTCACGGCCGATGATCATCTTGTTGACGCCGTAGTTCTGGCGGAAGGTTGCATGGAGAAGGGCCTCACGGGGACCTGCATAACGCATGTCAAGGGGATATCCGCCGTTTACAACGTGCTCGGGAACAAAGTAGCCCTTGATCAGGGTGTCAATGCACTCAATACGCACATCTGCGGGAATATCACCGGGTTTGAGGTTACCGATGAGGGAATGGATCAGAACGCCATCACATACGTCAAGGGCGATCTTGCAAAGATGCTCATGGGAACGATGCATGGGGTTACGAAGCTGCATGGAAGCAACATTTTTCCAGCCCTTCTTGTCAAAAATGGCACGGGTCTCTTTGGGGGTAAGGTAAACACCCTTAAACTTCACGGGGAACTCACCCTCGGAAAGGACCTTTACAGGGCCGGCAAGGCAGAACTCTTTTCTTGCCATGACAGCCTGAACGCCTGGATGATCTTCCATGGCGATCTTCCAGAAAACGTCATCGGCAGACTCTTCGCCATGACCCTTATAAACCTTCTCACACTCCCATTTCTTGTC
Coding sequences:
- the sat gene encoding sulfate adenylyltransferase yields the protein MSKLVAPHGGKGLVCCKLEGAELAAEQKKAAGLKKIEISSQVKGDLIMLGIGGFSPLNGFMTKADWKGVCADFLLADGTFWPVPVMLDASKADADGIKVGDEITLERKGEAYATMKVAEKFEMTEADKKWECEKVYKGHGEESADDVFWKIAMEDHPGVQAVMARKEFCLAGPVKVLSEGEFPVKFKGVYLTPKETRAIFDKKGWKNVASMQLRNPMHRSHEHLCKIALDVCDGVLIHSLIGNLKPGDIPADVRIECIDTLIKGYFVPEHVVNGGYPLDMRYAGPREALLHATFRQNYGVNKMIIGRDHAGVGDFYTLFEAQEIFDTIPMPEEPGKALLCEPLKIDWTFYCKKCDGMASMRTCPHGKDDRVILSGTKLRYALSHGEEVVDHFGREEVLVILRKYYAGLTEKVEVKLQSHAEGTKM
- a CDS encoding DUF134 domain-containing protein — encoded protein: MVRPVISRRVGYKPEVSYFKPRGIPMFDLIEVCLTVDEREAIRLADLEGLSHEEGGQEMGVSRATFGRILRNARTTVADAIINGKAISVQGGHYEIVITERRFVCAACKHQWTEPPGTGRPKGCPLCASLEVDRLND